In one Legionella clemsonensis genomic region, the following are encoded:
- a CDS encoding Nif3-like dinuclear metal center hexameric protein, translated as MISRDKLACYLHEFLGCNNFNDYAPNGVQIEGRECIKRVCTAVTASAEIIEHAISLHADALLVHHGYFWRGEEPIITGMKRQRIAKLLRENISLLAYHLPLDCHPEIGNNACLARLFNIKSCRMHFAGKTPNLLWAGKLEQPTTTEEFLLQLHAKLGRLPLLIKGSSKSIHSVAWCSGAAQDFIEEACKLGVDAYISGEISERTYYQAKELGIHYFACGHHATERYGIQELGHHLASHFKLEHHFIDSANPV; from the coding sequence GTGATTTCACGTGATAAACTTGCCTGCTATCTGCACGAATTTTTAGGATGCAATAATTTTAATGATTATGCCCCGAATGGCGTGCAGATTGAAGGTAGGGAGTGCATTAAGCGTGTTTGTACTGCAGTCACTGCTTCTGCAGAAATAATAGAGCATGCAATTTCATTACATGCTGATGCTTTATTGGTTCATCATGGGTATTTTTGGCGAGGTGAGGAACCCATCATCACTGGCATGAAGCGACAGCGAATTGCCAAATTGCTTCGTGAAAATATTTCTCTTTTGGCCTATCACTTACCACTGGATTGTCATCCCGAAATTGGCAATAACGCTTGTTTAGCAAGGCTTTTCAATATTAAGTCCTGCAGAATGCATTTTGCTGGGAAAACGCCTAATCTTCTCTGGGCGGGTAAACTTGAGCAACCTACAACTACTGAGGAATTTTTACTGCAACTGCACGCCAAACTGGGTAGACTTCCTTTATTAATAAAAGGCTCAAGCAAGTCAATCCACTCTGTTGCCTGGTGTAGTGGTGCGGCACAGGATTTCATTGAGGAAGCTTGTAAGCTGGGAGTAGATGCTTATATTAGTGGTGAAATTTCAGAACGGACCTATTATCAAGCAAAGGAATTGGGAATTCACTACTTTGCCTGTGGTCATCATGCGACTGAACGCTATGGTATTCAGGAATTAGGGCATCACCTGGCTTCCCATTTCAAATTAGAACATCATTTTATTGATAGTGCTAATCCTGTTTAA
- a CDS encoding protein LphB, producing the protein MIKKAGLFIALFVGFGYLLVLQTKAVWPFTIDDMYISLRYARHWVEGHGLLWNIAEEPVEGYSNFSFVVFAAIALQLNIEPVIVLKSLGVAGLFLSTLSLYFLSRFWFKPWIACLPCVWLLLYKGEILWSVSGLETTVYQALICSSLFFLFRGMGYQLFPKRRGQSNWSYWIVASMLLALAGLTRPEAPALMLTFYGLALFDKPETNIRNYYYGLFLGGLTLAVLFLSYFFWRWQYYGRLFPNAVYCKGFRSFSFVLSMEYLSLIWPFLLIALPALLKAKDKRYYFLWLPSLVYLVLFFGADPVVAFANRLFLPVFILLLPLTLQGMKYSISYFTPGNDNLGSFYLTMAAFLFAFLFIPKMTLAHYRYFTINPQAGIKLRQEVVAWLEKYVQPDSRVVLADSGLIPYVSSLNFIDSYCLNNKKMTALSTENRYLWLCDQVMKSQPEVIILTSLKIDDRIIYTPADLCLKQALKVDKRYKFRTYFKSDSQKSSYRYEIYTLLN; encoded by the coding sequence ATGATAAAAAAAGCAGGTTTATTTATCGCTTTATTTGTTGGTTTTGGCTATTTGTTGGTTTTACAAACCAAGGCAGTCTGGCCTTTCACAATTGATGATATGTATATCTCACTTCGCTATGCCAGACACTGGGTAGAAGGGCATGGTTTGCTATGGAATATTGCTGAAGAACCTGTGGAAGGTTATTCAAATTTTAGTTTTGTTGTCTTTGCAGCAATAGCCCTTCAATTAAATATTGAGCCAGTGATTGTCCTTAAAAGTTTAGGCGTGGCAGGACTTTTTTTAAGTACACTAAGCCTTTATTTTCTCTCCCGTTTTTGGTTTAAGCCATGGATTGCCTGCCTTCCCTGTGTGTGGTTATTACTTTACAAAGGAGAAATTCTTTGGAGTGTAAGTGGGTTGGAAACAACAGTGTATCAGGCACTTATCTGTTCCTCATTGTTTTTTTTATTTCGTGGGATGGGTTACCAACTATTTCCCAAGAGGCGAGGTCAGTCAAACTGGAGTTATTGGATTGTGGCCAGTATGCTATTAGCACTGGCAGGTCTCACCAGACCAGAAGCACCAGCATTAATGCTGACGTTTTATGGATTAGCTCTCTTTGATAAACCTGAAACCAATATCCGCAATTATTATTATGGGTTATTTCTGGGCGGTCTCACTCTTGCAGTGTTATTTTTATCTTATTTTTTTTGGCGATGGCAATATTATGGTCGTCTATTCCCTAATGCGGTTTATTGTAAAGGATTTAGGAGCTTCTCTTTTGTACTGAGTATGGAATACCTCAGCCTTATTTGGCCTTTTTTATTAATTGCATTGCCTGCTTTATTAAAAGCCAAAGACAAACGGTATTATTTTTTATGGTTACCTTCTCTTGTCTATTTAGTATTATTTTTCGGGGCAGATCCTGTAGTAGCTTTTGCAAATCGCTTATTTTTGCCTGTTTTTATTCTGCTTTTGCCACTTACACTGCAGGGGATGAAGTATTCTATCTCCTATTTTACTCCAGGGAACGACAACTTAGGATCCTTTTATTTAACAATGGCGGCCTTTCTTTTTGCTTTCTTGTTCATTCCGAAAATGACGCTAGCTCATTATCGATATTTCACTATAAATCCTCAGGCAGGAATTAAACTTCGGCAGGAAGTAGTTGCCTGGTTAGAGAAGTATGTTCAGCCGGATAGTCGCGTCGTTCTAGCGGATAGTGGTTTAATTCCCTATGTCAGCTCTTTAAATTTTATCGACTCCTACTGTTTAAATAATAAAAAAATGACCGCCTTATCAACGGAAAATAGGTATTTATGGCTATGTGATCAAGTGATGAAAAGTCAACCCGAAGTCATCATCTTAACCTCTTTAAAGATAGACGATAGAATCATTTATACCCCCGCCGATTTGTGTCTCAAACAAGCTTTAAAAGTAGATAAACGATATAAATTTAGAACGTATTTTAAATCCGATAGTCAAAAATCCTCCTATCGCTATGAAATCTATACCCTATTAAATTGA
- a CDS encoding polysaccharide biosynthesis protein yields MQRFVYFFKKLYKKLPVIAFDMLAIPLAWYLAYWLRYNLQPFPRDLTSSYSLMSLLILALIQTGSYYYFKVYRGLWCFSSLNDVARIIKATAFATVLSVLVLYFTSLLQHIPRSVFPLYDLTLITFLCGGRLLLRSYWDWKGKGKSLESKRVLIIGAGRAGEGLVRDLKRTKSYLPIGFIDDNLGKRGLEVHGVPVLGTTRDLLNLVGEHSIDLIFIAIPSARSAAMRRIVNHCEACKIPFRTLPSLSALAAGRVEVDALREVNIEDLLGRDQVQLDWQKIASSIQDKRIVVTGGGGSIGSELCRQIMLLQPQKLLIIDNSEFNLYKIELELSKKFPDIAFELALISVTDITAVDFLFHQFKPQIVFHAAAYKHVPMLEEQVRVAVQNNVIGTQVVAEASVAVGVEKFILISTDKAVNPTNVMGTTKRVAEIYCQNLNERVDTQFITVRFGNVLGSAGSVVPLFQKQIQAGGPITVTHPDIQRYFMTIPEACQLILQAMVNGIGGEIFVLDMGEPIKISYLADQMIRLSGKEPGKDIAIEYTGLRPGEKLFEELFHASEQLVQTSHEKLFKARFRHLEWTELTQTIRLLNRACTMHNNSELYILLKSLVPEFNSQTESLAIVNALE; encoded by the coding sequence ATGCAGAGATTTGTTTATTTTTTTAAAAAGTTGTATAAAAAACTTCCTGTTATTGCTTTTGACATGCTGGCTATTCCACTAGCCTGGTATTTGGCATACTGGTTGCGTTATAACTTGCAGCCTTTTCCTCGCGATTTGACAAGCTCCTATTCGTTGATGTCATTGTTGATTTTGGCGTTAATCCAAACGGGATCTTATTACTATTTTAAAGTCTATCGCGGCTTGTGGTGCTTTTCTTCATTAAACGATGTGGCAAGAATTATTAAGGCCACTGCCTTTGCTACCGTTCTTTCTGTTTTGGTTCTTTATTTTACCTCTTTGCTGCAACATATTCCTCGTTCTGTATTTCCTTTATATGATTTAACGTTAATCACTTTTCTGTGTGGAGGAAGATTACTTCTGCGTTCCTATTGGGATTGGAAAGGAAAGGGGAAATCGTTAGAAAGCAAACGGGTTTTAATTATAGGTGCAGGTAGAGCTGGAGAGGGGCTGGTTCGTGACTTGAAACGTACTAAATCTTATCTTCCCATTGGTTTTATTGATGATAATTTAGGAAAAAGAGGTTTAGAGGTTCACGGCGTTCCTGTTTTAGGTACAACTCGGGATTTACTTAATTTAGTAGGTGAACATAGTATTGATCTTATTTTTATTGCTATACCTTCAGCTCGTTCAGCAGCGATGCGTCGCATAGTAAATCATTGTGAAGCGTGTAAAATTCCTTTTCGCACATTGCCTAGTCTTTCAGCATTAGCTGCAGGGCGGGTGGAAGTAGACGCATTACGAGAAGTGAATATCGAAGATCTCCTGGGAAGAGATCAGGTTCAGTTGGATTGGCAGAAAATAGCATCGAGCATTCAAGACAAACGTATTGTAGTAACAGGTGGTGGCGGTTCAATTGGTTCTGAATTGTGTCGCCAGATTATGCTGCTGCAACCTCAAAAGTTATTAATTATAGATAATTCGGAATTTAACCTCTATAAAATCGAGCTTGAGTTAAGTAAAAAATTCCCGGATATTGCGTTTGAGTTAGCATTAATTTCTGTCACCGATATAACTGCAGTGGACTTCTTGTTTCATCAATTTAAGCCTCAAATTGTTTTTCATGCGGCGGCTTATAAACATGTGCCGATGTTAGAAGAACAGGTTCGTGTTGCTGTGCAAAATAATGTAATTGGCACTCAGGTAGTTGCAGAAGCAAGTGTGGCTGTTGGTGTTGAAAAATTTATTTTAATTTCAACCGATAAAGCAGTTAATCCCACCAATGTAATGGGTACAACCAAGCGAGTGGCTGAAATTTACTGCCAAAATTTAAACGAGCGTGTCGATACACAATTTATTACTGTCCGTTTTGGTAATGTACTGGGCTCTGCAGGAAGCGTTGTTCCTTTATTCCAAAAACAAATACAAGCCGGCGGGCCCATAACAGTCACTCATCCGGATATTCAACGTTATTTTATGACTATTCCTGAAGCCTGCCAATTGATTCTGCAAGCAATGGTTAATGGCATAGGGGGTGAAATTTTCGTTCTTGATATGGGTGAACCTATTAAAATTAGCTATCTTGCTGATCAGATGATCCGTTTATCTGGCAAAGAACCCGGTAAAGATATCGCTATTGAATACACTGGATTAAGGCCAGGGGAAAAGCTCTTTGAAGAATTATTTCATGCCTCTGAACAATTGGTACAAACCTCCCACGAAAAATTGTTTAAAGCCAGATTTCGCCATTTGGAGTGGACGGAATTAACGCAAACAATTCGATTATTAAATAGGGCGTGTACAATGCATAATAATTCAGAGCTTTATATTCTATTGAAAAGTTTAGTACCTGAATTTAATTCGCAAACTGAAAGCCTCGCGATTGTGAATGCCTTGGAATAG
- the truD gene encoding tRNA pseudouridine(13) synthase TruD has translation MSDFKPQAFAYGKPNSTGNIKCSPEDFSVHEILGFDLTGEGEHLYLQIEKKGLNTEEVVRSLARRLVKSEKAISYAGLKDKEAVTTQWFSIHCPGEVINAETLEGEGWRVLQAKRHAKKLRTGALAANQFTLVVRDLTHLEKVEERLEQISANGVPNYFGPQRFGYGNNNLLKAEQLLLAGIRVKNRFLRGIYYSAARAFLFNQILSERVQANTWNKAMAGDVMQLTGSNSIFSIEESDAVIEKRVAEFDISPAAPLWGRGEERLQMQALALQQKALLPYNSWCKALEQHGLDRAYRSLRLVVEQMKWDWQGDNLQLSFQLTAGSYATAVMRELIVMD, from the coding sequence GTGTCAGATTTTAAGCCGCAAGCATTTGCCTATGGTAAACCCAATAGTACCGGCAACATAAAATGTTCTCCTGAGGATTTTAGCGTTCATGAAATACTAGGATTTGATTTAACTGGAGAGGGTGAGCATTTATATTTGCAAATCGAAAAGAAGGGATTAAATACTGAAGAGGTGGTCAGGTCACTGGCTCGACGGTTAGTAAAATCGGAAAAAGCGATTTCCTATGCAGGCCTAAAAGATAAAGAGGCAGTAACAACCCAGTGGTTTTCAATTCATTGTCCGGGTGAAGTCATTAACGCAGAAACTTTGGAAGGCGAGGGATGGCGCGTGCTACAAGCGAAAAGGCATGCTAAAAAACTAAGAACAGGAGCTTTGGCTGCTAACCAATTTACTTTGGTTGTACGTGACCTTACTCACCTTGAAAAGGTTGAAGAGCGTCTGGAGCAAATTTCAGCCAATGGTGTGCCCAATTATTTCGGCCCTCAACGCTTTGGTTATGGTAATAATAATTTACTAAAAGCTGAACAGCTGCTGTTAGCTGGCATTCGAGTCAAAAATCGTTTTCTTCGTGGTATTTATTATTCAGCGGCTCGTGCTTTTTTATTTAATCAAATTTTGAGTGAACGCGTGCAAGCTAACACCTGGAATAAAGCAATGGCTGGAGATGTCATGCAGTTAACGGGATCCAACAGTATTTTTTCCATTGAAGAAAGTGATGCTGTTATTGAAAAAAGAGTTGCTGAGTTTGACATTTCTCCTGCGGCTCCATTATGGGGAAGAGGGGAAGAGCGACTTCAAATGCAGGCATTGGCATTGCAACAAAAAGCGTTATTGCCTTATAACTCTTGGTGTAAAGCATTGGAACAACATGGATTGGATCGTGCCTATCGCTCGTTAAGATTGGTTGTTGAGCAAATGAAATGGGACTGGCAGGGTGACAATTTACAGTTATCTTTTCAATTAACTGCAGGCAGTTATGCAACTGCTGTAATGAGAGAACTAATCGTAATGGATTAA
- a CDS encoding cyclase family protein, whose protein sequence is MNFPYALVDLTHTLTASIPCWEGTCGFQHHNVHDYEAGLDISFRVQRLDMDAGIGTHVDAPAHCIKGGKTIADLDLNKLLSPCIVIDVTGVANANYIVSPKDILAFEAAYSEITAGSFVIVRTGWDKYWGNPHKYRNNYNFPCIAAETAELLLQRKITGLGIDTLSPDRPDTGYPVHRMLLGAGKYIVENIANAKSLPAIGSYILVLPIKIKGGTEAPVRLIALLKKK, encoded by the coding sequence ATGAATTTTCCCTATGCTCTTGTCGATTTAACGCATACACTGACAGCGTCAATTCCCTGTTGGGAGGGCACTTGTGGATTTCAACATCACAATGTACATGATTATGAAGCGGGTTTGGATATTTCATTTCGTGTGCAACGCCTTGATATGGATGCAGGTATAGGTACACATGTCGATGCTCCCGCTCATTGTATCAAGGGAGGTAAAACTATAGCAGACTTGGATTTAAATAAATTGCTATCTCCATGTATCGTTATTGATGTTACCGGTGTCGCGAACGCCAATTATATTGTGAGTCCTAAGGACATTTTAGCGTTTGAAGCTGCTTATAGTGAAATAACTGCGGGTTCTTTTGTTATTGTCAGAACCGGGTGGGACAAATATTGGGGTAATCCTCATAAATATCGCAATAATTATAATTTTCCCTGTATCGCGGCAGAGACTGCTGAGTTACTCTTGCAGCGTAAAATCACAGGATTGGGGATAGATACACTTTCTCCTGATAGACCCGATACAGGATACCCGGTTCATCGCATGCTTTTAGGGGCGGGAAAATACATCGTTGAAAATATAGCGAATGCAAAATCGCTCCCAGCAATAGGAAGTTATATTTTGGTTTTACCTATCAAAATAAAGGGGGGTACTGAAGCCCCTGTTCGTTTAATTGCTTTATTAAAAAAGAAATGA
- a CDS encoding TerC family protein, which yields MHSISEWWMWVAFFLFISLMLAIDIFVFGGKKAHRVSTREALTWVIVWVTLALLFNLLLWLYLLNTTDAATAHRQALEFFTGYLIEESLSIDNMFIFVMIFKYFAVPMEYQRRVLLFGVIGAIVMRLLLILLGLWLVNQFHWILYVFGAFLFFSGIKLFFVAEKEPTLEKNWLLFWMRKHLRVTDNFYKEHFFVKKDNLLYITPLFLVLVLIEASDLIFALDSIPAIFAITDDPFIIFTSNIFAILGLRAMYFLLANMADRFHLLKYGIALILTFVGFKMLIAYWIKLPIFISLGFIVATLIMSVLGSLVSKKHRKKI from the coding sequence ATGCATTCAATAAGTGAATGGTGGATGTGGGTCGCTTTTTTTCTCTTTATCAGTTTAATGTTAGCCATTGATATATTTGTCTTTGGGGGTAAAAAGGCACATCGTGTTTCCACCAGAGAAGCGTTGACGTGGGTAATTGTCTGGGTAACTCTGGCGTTATTATTTAATCTTCTCTTGTGGCTTTATCTGTTAAATACTACGGATGCAGCTACCGCTCATCGACAAGCGTTAGAGTTTTTTACGGGCTATCTAATAGAAGAATCACTTTCAATAGACAATATGTTTATCTTTGTAATGATTTTTAAGTATTTTGCTGTACCCATGGAATATCAAAGACGCGTTTTACTGTTTGGAGTGATAGGTGCAATTGTCATGCGTCTCCTACTCATTTTATTAGGATTGTGGCTGGTTAATCAATTTCATTGGATACTGTATGTATTTGGAGCATTTTTGTTCTTTAGTGGTATTAAGCTTTTTTTTGTGGCTGAAAAAGAGCCTACGCTTGAAAAAAATTGGCTTTTATTTTGGATGCGGAAACACTTAAGAGTTACTGATAATTTTTATAAGGAGCATTTTTTTGTAAAGAAAGATAATTTACTTTATATTACGCCACTATTTTTAGTGTTAGTGCTTATTGAGGCAAGCGATTTAATTTTTGCTCTAGACAGTATTCCGGCAATTTTTGCGATTACGGATGATCCCTTTATTATATTTACTTCAAATATTTTTGCGATTTTGGGTTTACGGGCTATGTATTTTTTGCTTGCAAATATGGCAGATCGTTTTCATCTTCTGAAATATGGTATTGCACTTATTTTAACGTTTGTTGGTTTTAAAATGTTAATTGCTTATTGGATTAAATTACCTATTTTTATTTCCTTAGGATTTATCGTTGCTACTTTGATTATGAGTGTTTTGGGTAGTCTAGTAAGTAAAAAACATCGCAAAAAAATATAA
- a CDS encoding decaprenyl-phosphate phosphoribosyltransferase: MTSIKHFIKLLRLSHWTKAAFVLLGVFYAGSVEYLPDALLAALAFCLIASAVYIYNDFQDREEDRLHPQKCDRPLASGEVSVDFAVGMLAFLLIGGLLLGWSISSNLAALLGMYLLINLAYNHLLKNVPILDVLCIASGFLLRVLAGTIGIGLPISWWLAFTATLISLFIALCKRRLEKQLGLHYSTRAVLKKYSSHLLDLLIVITAIASFAAYFFYTIYARDESFYFLLTLPFAAIGIWRFAWLTTRNPKNDDPVSLFFNDNLSRFNLFCFLILTFIALIN, from the coding sequence ATGACATCAATTAAGCATTTTATCAAGTTACTTAGACTCTCTCACTGGACTAAGGCAGCTTTTGTTTTACTTGGTGTTTTTTACGCAGGCTCCGTTGAATATCTTCCGGATGCTTTATTAGCTGCACTTGCTTTTTGTTTAATTGCAAGCGCGGTTTATATTTACAATGATTTTCAAGATCGCGAAGAAGATCGTCTGCATCCACAGAAATGTGATCGACCATTAGCATCAGGTGAAGTATCCGTAGATTTTGCCGTAGGCATGTTAGCTTTTCTTTTAATTGGAGGTTTATTATTAGGTTGGTCTATCTCAAGCAATCTGGCAGCATTACTGGGCATGTATTTATTAATAAATCTAGCCTACAATCATTTGCTAAAAAATGTACCTATTCTTGATGTATTATGTATCGCCAGTGGGTTTTTATTAAGAGTTTTAGCGGGAACTATTGGTATAGGATTACCTATTTCATGGTGGTTGGCTTTTACAGCCACTCTAATCAGTTTATTTATTGCATTATGTAAACGTCGCCTGGAAAAACAGTTGGGGCTGCATTATTCAACGCGTGCAGTTTTAAAAAAATACTCTTCTCATTTACTTGATCTTCTAATAGTGATCACTGCGATAGCAAGTTTTGCCGCCTATTTTTTTTATACCATTTACGCACGTGATGAATCATTTTATTTTCTGCTAACTCTTCCTTTCGCTGCGATAGGTATATGGCGTTTCGCTTGGCTGACTACGCGAAATCCAAAAAATGATGATCCGGTTTCACTCTTTTTTAATGATAATTTATCGCGTTTTAATTTATTTTGTTTTCTGATATTAACCTTTATTGCTCTAATTAATTAA